The segment TCAATAAGCGCGCGCCCTGTGCCGGCCTCCCTTTGGTCGGGACGCACATATAGATCACTCAAATAGCAGACCATCGAGGCAGATAGGGAATCGTGCATCAATTGATACTGGGTAAAGCCATAGGGTTCGTCCTGGGAATCCACCGCTACGGCGCACCAGAAGGGATTGTCTCCATCGAATATCCAATCCCAAACCTTGACGTGACCACCGCTGGGGATGCTGGTTTTGTAGAAGGCTGCGTATTCATCGAACAAACGTTCCCAGGCCGCCCTATCTCCTTC is part of the Limibacillus sp. genome and harbors:
- a CDS encoding GNAT family N-acetyltransferase; protein product: EGDRAAWERLFDEYAAFYKTSIPSGGHVKVWDWIFDGDNPFWCAVAVDSQDEPYGFTQYQLMHDSLSASMVCYLSDLYVRPDQREAGTGRALIDHVLAFAHERGIKDVTWLTQEFNYRARQLYDSYQPKSDFILYSIPIEP